The Hypanus sabinus isolate sHypSab1 chromosome 3, sHypSab1.hap1, whole genome shotgun sequence genome contains a region encoding:
- the LOC132390988 gene encoding proline-rich protein 36-like, with protein sequence MENGIKRQTEYTKDFDYEELVIDEGSLKSVKLIAKDINKEVSLFFLKPRLLKVSDTMPWICSVRSIYIICEVYTTNIQLLVSDSKLIQWYKPDSRIPIAFLCRKFKLNSTGLIGAELAMRRSPKSANFVKSSSRVYHQVLVRDQGAPARCEDARGFFRSILPECCLSWSPADLKSQHFAQGGSLQAKPSTSLEEGSSDGFSHKTGSSRSTSNTPTPRADRRPWISLSSPLPVTTKNLITLMSPPHDAEGTVGEPFRVDTSARIPTPARERFSRLSLRQPGMQSTTVIEKVATTSVVSPSTVDSLASPRKAVTSSASSESSLPTPYSLQEVPGTSALPQSVAEPSVETAPTPHSIAEYPCVLHSTVDFTNLPRSFPEPLLVQQTVTKPVLVQQSVAGPVLVQQSVTEPLLVQQTVAEPLLVQQTVAEPLLVQQSVAEPVLVQQTVAEPLLVQQTVAEPLLVQQTVAEPLLVQQTVAEPLLVQQTVAEPLLVQQTVAETAPSPDPIAENPRVPHTAVEFLKLPQSVAEPLLVQQTVAEPLLVQQTVAETAPSPDPIAENPLTPQAPAGSTVPQRPVAAPRCFANTGAGGLQPPPARPSSSSSSSSSSGSRLCSTRPSEPRHRELEQQHGTDSSALILTIQDLINILRAIVLSGHPPPCSSISPPAAHHPGLDQTCGAPWAQERREPSPPPGPGTRLVRRRRTPTSDSSTELGPRQPLKVTARPVSRLPSSSYSAPLREAVVSLPSTFRETARPTSRLSVPSSNPHKESDQLPSHSPASLYDPPEEAAQPRHSPPIRLRERCRIPVTLSDSEGEEMPPLAQSPPGRPPSAAPRCPNCGAAPGLRAAACPYELEWERHWAAAATPEPGADSHTRCLGYMVPNSSDSEAEGRADRSGR encoded by the exons ATGGAGAATGGGATAAAGCGCCAAACGGAATACACAAAGGATTTTGACTATGAGGAGTTGGTTATTGACGAAGGATCATTAAAATCGGTTAAGCTGATTGCTAAAGATATCAACAAGGAAGTTTCGTTGTTCTTCCTTAAGCCCAGGTTGCTGAAGGTGTCGGACACCATGCCCTGGATCTGCTCTGTTAGAAGTATCTACATCATTTGTGAAGTTTACACCACCAACATCCAGCTCCTGGTGTCGGACAGTAAACTGATCCAATGGTACAAACCCGACAGCAGGATTCCCATTGCGTTTCTCTGCAGGAAGTTCAAGTTGAACTCGACGGGGCTGATTGGTGCCGAGTTGGCCATGAGGAGGTCACCAAAGAGCGCCAACTTTGTAAAATCTTCCTCCAGGGTTTATCACCAGGTGCTTGTCCGGGATCAAGGCGCTCCAGCACGATGTGAGGatgccagaggctttttccgaaGCATTCTACCAG AATGCTGTCTCTCTTGGAGCCCCGCTGATTTGAAATCCCAGCACTTCGCGCAAGGTGGATCCCTTCAGGCAAAGCCTTCCACATCGCTGGAAGAGGGTTCGTCTGATGGATTTTCGCACAAAACAGGCTCTTCCCGCAGCACATCCAACACACCGACCCCGAGGGCAGACAGGAGGCCCTGGATCTCCCTGTCGTCCCCTTTGCCTGTCACTACCAAGAATCTGATCACGCTAATGTCTCCGCCTCACGACGCCGAGGGGACGGTGGGAGAGCCGTTCCGCGTCGACACATCGGCCAGAATCCCGACACCGGCCCGCGAACGCTTCTCCCGCCTGTCTCTTCGTCAACCCGGCATGCAGTCTACCACGGTAATAGAAAAGGTTGCGACAACTTCGGTCGTTTCTCCCTCTACTGTGGACAGCCTTGCTTCCCCCAGGAAAGCAGTGACATCTTCTGCCTCGTCAGAGTCAAGTTTGCCGACTCCCTATTCATTGCAGGAAGTTCCCGGAACTTCTGCCTTACCGCAGTCAGTTGCGGAACCATCTGTGGAGACTGCTCCCACGCCCCACTCAATTGCGGAGTACCCATGTGTCCTGCACAGCACTGTGGACTTCACTAATTTGCCACGGTCATTTCCGGAACCCCTTCTTGTACAACAGACAGTTACGAAACCCGTTCTTGTACAACAGTCAGTTGCGGGACCCGTTCTTGTACAACAGTCAGTTACGGAACCCCTTCTTGTACAACAGACAGTTGCGGAACCCCTTCTTGTACAACAGACAGTTGCGGAACCCCTTCTTGTACAACAGTCAGTTGCGGAACCCGTTCTTGTACAACAGACAGTTGCGGAACCCCTTCTTGTACAACAGACAGTTGCGGAACCCCTTCTTGTACAACAGACAGTTGCGGAACCCCTTCTCGTACAACAGACAGTTGCGGAACCCCTTCTCGTACAACAGACAGTTGCGGAACCCCTTCTCGTACAACAGACAGTTGCGGAAACTGCTCCCTCGCCCGACCCAATTGCGGAGAATCCGCGTGTTCCGCACACCGCAGTGGAATTTCTTAAGTTACCACAGTCAGTTGCGGAACCCCTTCTTGTACAACAGACAGTTGCGGAGCCCCTTCTTGTACAACAGACAGTTGCGGAAACTGCTCCCTCGCCCGACCCAATTGCGGAGAATCCGCTTACACCTCAGGCTCCTGCGGGATCCACGGTGCCGCAGCGACCAGTGGCTGCACCCCGATGTTTTGCGAATACGGGGGCAGGAGGCCTGCAACCGCCCCCCGCCCGTCCCAGCAGCAGTTCGTCTTCCAGCTCCAGCAGCGGTTCCCGGCTCTGTAGCACACGTCCGTCCGAGCCCCGGCACCGGGAGCTAGAACAACAACATGGCACCGACTCCTCAGCgctgatcctcaccatccaggacttgATCAATATCCTCCGGGCCATTGTCCTGTCCGGGCACCCACCGCCCTGCTCCAGCATCAGTCCGCCTGCCGCTCACCACCCGGGGCTCGACCAAACCTGCGGCGCCCCGTGGGCCCAGGAAAGGCGAGAGCCGAGCCCACCGCCGGGGCCCGGAACCCGCCTGGTCAGACGGCGCCGGACGCCCACCTCCGACAGCTCAACAGAGCTCGGCCCCCGTCAGCCCCTCAAGGTGACCGCTCGGCCCGTCAGCCGCCTGCCCTCCTCCTCTTACTCGGCCCCGCTCAGGGAGGCTGTTGTATCTCTGCCCAGCACGTTCAGGGAGACCGCTCGGCCTACCTCCCGTTTGTCCGTTCCCTCCTCCAACCCGCACAAGGAGAGCGATCAACTGccctcccactcccccgcctCTTTATACGACCCGCCAGAGGAGGCAGCTCAACCCCGCCACTCCCCTCCCATCAGGCTGAGGGAACGCTGCCGTATCCCGGTCACACTCTCAGATTCCGAGGGCGAGGAGATGCCGCCGCTGGCCCAGTCTCCCCCTGGGCGGCCGCCCTCCGCAGCCCCGAGGTGCCCGAACTGCGGCGCTGCCCCGGGCTTGCGGGCGGCCGCCTGTCCCTACGAGCTGGAGTGGGAGCGACACTGGGCGGCAGCAGCCACGCCGGAGCCTGGAGCCGATTCCCACACCCGCTGCCTCGGATACATGGTGCCCAACTCATCCGACTCGGAGGCAGAGGGGAGGGCGGATAGATCAGGGCGCTGA